The genomic stretch AGTTCTCTAAAAATCTTAACAAAGGAAAACCAAAGAGAATGGCATATACCTCATTctataatacaatattttttagaGATTAGACTTTAAGAAAGAGAGAACTAGCTTTGTGAGAGTTTCTTCAGGACTTCTATTATGTGTGAACTGTTATTATTTGAGTGTGCTAGTTCTTCTCAACTGTGTATAGGGTGTAATCTCAGATTGTTGATGCTTAATAAAGACTTATGGTGTAATCTCATATTCTTGTGCATTATTACATTTGATTCTTCTTATTGTGTTACTGTTATTCTTGTGAGCTAGTTTTGCTAATATATGTTTGCCTAAAGTTGACAAGCAAGTAATAGTATAAAGATATTATATAGTAAtagtatacatataaatatatattatatagtagtaatagtataaatatataataaactcttttttttgtattttatagtAATAGTATTGAATGGTTGGAGTTAGATatcattaataattaatatacattTATGAATAATATGCTTTTTAGATATTATGCTTTTTAGTTATTCGCTGAGTGATTTTCTTATTACTTTACACAGGTTGTTCATGAGGAATTTGGTATTCTTGAAGGTTTAATGACAATTGTTCATACAACTACAGGTTTGTTTTATACTTTATTTGTTTCTATAGAAGGAGAATATTTTACAAGTTGGTTACTTGACTCTTGTATCTAATGTTCAACAACACAGAAGACTGTTGATGGCCCATCAATGAAGGATTGGAGAGGAGGCCGTGGAGCTGGACAAAATATAATTTCTAGTTCTACTGGTGCTGCAAAGGTAGTGAAATCTAAATTCATAGGGAAATCTAAAAAAAATGTTGTTATATATGAATTTCTAACAAAACAAAAGACTAGGAATCACAGTCTTTTTAAAGTGTACTAGGAAGAGGGCATACAAAAGATGTAagccaatgtttttttttttttgggtagtgatcttctttttattgttttttctcATGTATAGAACAATCTTTCCAAAGCTTCTTTTTGCTTCTTTCACTTTAACTTTGTTTGCCTTCCATGAAGATTGGGCGAAAAAAGGTCTAGTTGAAGCAACAAAGAGAAGCTGGTAAAAGGTCAATCCCCTATTTTTTGCTGTGTTATTTGAATTTATGTCTTTCTATTTTCAGTAAAACATGTAAGTGGTTGACAATTAGTTTGATTCGGGTTAGGATTAACAGTAACTTAACTCAATCTGGTTATTATGCTTGACCACTTTCACATCAACAGAATAATGCCAAAAACTTCCCCCTTTCATACAAAAAAATAGAGAATAGAACTAATacaacaaaaaaacataaatatatacatatagatatatatacaGCTTGATTCATAAAGAGAGAATTCTGAGAGACTGAGCAAACTAGCCTAACAAAATttctatatataacataaaaactGAATAAACTACACACACATACAAAAAATGCTTGTAAATATACGGTAGCATATGTAGACAAGCTTTTAGATTTAGTTCTTTTCATTGCCTCATTTTTTTGGAACTTTTTAAGTCTTGGTCAACACTATCATAACATCTATAAGTGTAAATAGACTTCTTAACAAAACATTCTATAGCCATTAAGCTTTTGGTTTGAGCAAGTGTTGATGGGCTGTACTTGAAGCATCTATAATAGCTATTTTTGGCTAGCCATTATGTTGCTATTGCCAAGTCACATAATTATCTTGCCATATTTTACGTTTCAGGTTCTCAATGAAGCTTATTAACAttcatgtattttctcaatataTGTACGCTCTTCAGTGTTTCTGGCTTGTAAGTGAATTTACTTGCACCTGattcttaaattttattttattctctTTTAGCTACATGATTATGATACCTGCATTGCAAAAAATGAAGAAGCTATTCAAATTGATCCTCACTTTGCTGAGTATTATGAAAACATGGCAAATGCTTGGAAGGTAATCTTTAGTATCTTTTATGGTTCCACTGTCAAGTATTTATCCTGCAAGCATCTAATAGACAGTTATTATGTTTCTACTACAGGAGAAGGGCAACATTGATGTTGCAATCCGCTACTATTTAATTGCTATCAAGGTTTGTTACAGCCATCAATCTAGTCCATAAATGGGGTTTCTTTTTGTGATGTGTTTGTAATATATACTTTTTGAGTTCAAATTATATTTTCTGTTTTTGGCTTACAGTTATTAGTTAACTCCTGATATATTCTTTCCACTGGTGGGggtgtttatgttaattaaaaGTGTTAATAATCAATTCTTTAGCTGATGTAAGTTGGTGCTTGCTTACATTATTACTTTGTGTTGATAAATTCTAGTGAAACTTAACCAACCTGGCTAGAGCAAACACTCCAACTAGGTTGTTTTGCAGTATTGGGTAGAGTCAATTTGATGGGAAGGTTTTGGTTGTTATATTAGCTAATATCACTCCTAGTACTAGGAATCTTTACACCCAGTGGCGGAGCCAAATTTGTTTTTACGTGGGGGCATGATCATCAAGagcaaaaatatatattctttctTTGAATTCTTTTTTCCATATTATACTGATTGTTTTATTTTGCAGGTCTGACCAAATTTTGCTGATGCATGGTCAAATTTAGCAAGTGCATATATGCATAAAGGGCAGTTTAACGAGGCAGCTCAATGTTGTCGCCAGACTCTTGCACTGAATCCACATTTGGTAGAATTTATTTCTGACTCTTGACACTTGGATATCCTATGATTTAAAAAAATCTTTGAATAGAACATAACAATTCTTCTTAATGTTACAGGTTGATGCACACATTAATCTTGGGAATTTGATGAAAGCTCAAGGATTAGTTCAAGAGGTGAGGAATCCAtggtcttttttttctttcttgataGGTCTGATATTAGGTGTACATGGTTACTCTACAAACTTTTACCTATTTCCTAAATCTCTACACTCTTCCATGATTGAATACAatacacacacatacatatatatatatatatactagtgttcaGGTTCCTCTGTACTCCAATATCTATGGAACTGCTTTATTATAATTACATtattatatcaatttaaatttattattttgtacgAGTTTCCTCAAACCGTGTACTGTTTTTCTTCTATATGTGGTTTTTATtacatgaaaaataatatttttgaaagGTTAATATTCTCCAAAGGTTTGTTGTAAGAGACATTCTTTGTTGATGACACTGTGAAGTTGACATAGATGTTATGCATCAGGGAATTCCTGAACAGGCAGATGTTCCACCAGTTGCCCAAGTTCCTGCTCAAGCAGCAGCAAACTCCCCAGCAATCATTCCTCCAGTGCAAGCATCACAACCTGCTACTGCACCTGATGTTGTCCCTAATGCAAATCCACTGGATCTCTTCTCACAGGTAGCTATTGTTCTACCTCTTAACTTTTGAATTCTTCCCTCAGATAGATGCTCCTTTGAAGTTTGAATTGTATTTTATGATCagctaattaataaaatatattactaTTCTTGAATCAGGGCCTACCAAATGTGGGTGCAAATGCTAGTGTTGGCAATTTGGATTTTCTTCGAAACAGTCAACAGGTActtgattttttttcctttctttttttctctGATCCATATGGAGCTTTACTCTTTTTTATTGCTGTAGTCATGGttgaattttttttctctaaCTTTCATTGTAGTTCTAAGCATTGTGAGCTATGGTGCAAGGAAACCCTCAAATTCAACAGGTTAGGCTTCTCGTAAAGAAACAAAATGCCTATTGATAGCTTGGTCATTTTGGTGGAAAACGGACACTAAATAGTACTCATGCTACACTTATTGTTTTGCAGCCTATGCTTCAAGAGCTAGGGAAACAAAATCCACATCTTGTGCATCTCATACAAGAGCCTCAAGCTAACTTTTTGCACTTGATAAATGAACCTGTCGAGGGAGGAGAAGGGTGAGATGaatgcagttttttttttattatttatcagTTTTTGTTATCTACTTGACACATgctaatttttcatttttattatacAATCAAGAACGTTCTGAGCCTGATGGCTTCAGCCATGCCACAGGCTATGACTGTAACTCCTGAGGAGCGGGCAGCCATTGAATGTGTATGTTTCTAATCTTTGTTTAACCTCTGTGTAGTCCCTCTCTTGTTTGTGCTTTTATCCAAGAGCCAAGATGGCTACTCAAGAAcatttattgcattttttttattcttaaacATATAATTTAGACAGTTGAAACCTTTACTGCACTGTTTTAtagttaattttattataatgttTCAGTCAATTCTATGTATCAACAACCATTCAGATCAATCACATTTTAGgaccaaaataaacaaataaatagtcAATTGAACAAAGGGAAAAACTCTAGTGATGGTTAAAAATATAGAAGTGGCTATTAGACAAAATAATGTGAAAGACTTGGCACTTGATCATGCTATACATCTGTTGCTCGTTGGTATGTTTGCCAAGTGTTTGTGTATTGGTTCTGGTTCAGTTTTCTCACCACAATCACTTGAGTAGACAATGAGGGACTGCTTTTGAGTATTGCCCTTGGGGTATGTTCATTTCTTCATTTATTGATTctttatgttatttttcttctatttcttattttaaagtgttatttgtttcatttggaaaaacagggGAGGCAGTATTTCTGGGTTTTTAGCACTACATTTTGGCCCTTGGAACTGCAGTGATGATCCCTTCTTTCCTTGTTCCTTACATGGGTGGTACTGATGTGAGCTCATTTTTCATAAAAGACCAATATTTCTtttgcactactacaaaactgtacTTAGGCAACACACGAGAGACAACAATTTTTGTAGAACTGTTGTCTGGTGTCAAAAATAGACATGGCACAACAGTAGCTCTTGAACTATCGTGTCATGCAAATTAAAACTTACATGAGACAACAGTTCTAGTAAGACTATCGTAACATGTCTACTTTTAACATGAGACGACATTTCTACGAAAACTGATGTCTCAtccaatacaattttttttaatcaagtagggataaaattgtattttgtattataatttaatatattatataaatatattcata from Humulus lupulus chromosome 5, drHumLupu1.1, whole genome shotgun sequence encodes the following:
- the LOC133779403 gene encoding LOW QUALITY PROTEIN: ubiquitin receptor RAD23c-like (The sequence of the model RefSeq protein was modified relative to this genomic sequence to represent the inferred CDS: substituted 2 bases at 2 genomic stop codons): MVGVVHEEFGILEGLMTIVHTTTDWAKKGLVEATKRSWFSMKLINIHVFSQYMYALQCFWLLHDYDTCIAKNEEAIQIDPHFAEYYENMANAWKEKGNIDVAIRYYLIAIKVDAHINLGNLMKAQGLVQEGIPEQADVPPVAQVPAQAAANSPAIIPPVQASQPATAPDVVPNANPLDLFSQGLPNVGANASVGNLDFLRNSQQFXALXAMVQGNPQIQQPMLQELGKQNPHLVHLIQEPQANFLHLINEPVEGGEGKNVLSLMASAMPQAMTVTPEERAAIECVCF